In Candidatus Kaistella beijingensis, a genomic segment contains:
- a CDS encoding mechanosensitive ion channel family protein, whose product MNYFSVVSSVLERWYLKFAQFTPKLIVGLIVFTFFLMASTFLSKVTVKLFNKLFPKSRNFETVASLAGFFRFMIILFGTFVTLEIMGLSSFFMKLLGSLGVAGIIAGVALKDLVSSMFSGILVGIDKSFKAGDVVQISNITGTVEEIGFLTTKIIADDGKKVYLPNQLIFNSPFINFSASGNRKVFIDIEIPNTQNLEKAKEVILDEVKKFDFVDNLNSAQVVLLKQNLGIFTVEAQFWMKQGKNITLIRSEALLRIKQRLDDEKISMVNPDNKSGNS is encoded by the coding sequence ATGAATTATTTTAGTGTTGTTTCCTCGGTTCTTGAAAGATGGTATTTGAAATTTGCCCAGTTTACTCCAAAACTGATTGTGGGCCTTATCGTCTTCACTTTCTTTTTAATGGCCAGTACCTTCTTAAGCAAAGTCACTGTAAAACTTTTTAACAAACTTTTTCCAAAAAGCAGAAATTTTGAAACCGTTGCAAGTTTGGCGGGCTTTTTCCGATTCATGATCATTCTTTTCGGAACTTTTGTAACACTGGAAATCATGGGATTGAGCAGCTTTTTCATGAAGCTTTTAGGAAGTTTGGGAGTTGCAGGTATTATTGCGGGTGTCGCGTTAAAAGATTTGGTTTCATCAATGTTTTCCGGAATTTTAGTGGGAATCGACAAGTCTTTTAAAGCGGGCGATGTGGTGCAAATCAGCAATATTACAGGAACTGTTGAAGAAATTGGTTTTCTCACCACCAAAATAATTGCCGACGACGGAAAAAAAGTTTATTTACCCAATCAATTGATTTTCAATTCACCGTTCATTAATTTTTCAGCTTCAGGAAACCGAAAAGTATTTATCGATATTGAAATTCCGAACACTCAAAATCTTGAAAAAGCGAAGGAAGTTATTTTGGATGAAGTAAAGAAATTTGATTTCGTGGATAATTTGAATTCGGCTCAAGTGGTATTATTAAAGCAAAACTTAGGAATTTTCACCGTTGAAGCCCAATTTTGGATGAAACAGGGGAAAAACATTACTTTAATAAGAAGTGAAGCACTTTTGAGGATAAAACAGCGACTGGATGATGAAAAAATTTCGATGGTGAATCCGGATAATAAATCAGGAAATTCTTAA